GGCGCCGCTCACCGCCGGGCCGCCGGTGCCCGCGATCCCGCCCGCGCCGCCCGCCTCCCTACCCGCCTCCGTGCCCGCCTCCGCGGCCCGGGTGCCGGCATCGTGACCGGCAGGTCCGCCGTTCAGGAACCGGACGCCGGGCGCAGCAGCGCCTCCTGGGCGATGGACGCCACGAGCGTCCCGTCCGCCGTGTGGAGCGTCCCCCGCGCCAGGCCCCGGGCGCCGTGGTTCGTCACCGGGTCCGCCGAGTACAGCAGCCACCGGTCCACGCGCGGCGGCCGGTGGAACCACACCGCGTGGTCGAGCGTGACGGCCGTGACGAGCTCGCGCGGGGAGCCGGGGGCGCGGGCGCTGCTCACCATCCCCATGTCCGTCAGGTAGGCGACGAGGCAGGCGTGCAGCGCCCCGTCGTCCCCGATCGGGCCGGACGCGCGGATCCAGAACGGGTGCGGCAGCCGGAACTCGCCCTCGGCGGGCGGGTGCACCGCGCGGATGTCGAACCCGACCGGATGCTTGAAGAACGCGGGCAGCTCCGCGCGCGGCAGCGTCTCGGGCGCGGGCGTCCCGGACGGCGGCTCGGGCTGCCAGTCGAACCCGTCCTCCGGCTCGTGGAACGAGGCGATCAGCTCCAGGATCGGCTTGCCGCCCTGGCTCGCCGTCACGTGCCGGGTCGAGAACGACCGCCCGTCCCGGG
The nucleotide sequence above comes from Actinomadura algeriensis. Encoded proteins:
- a CDS encoding acyl-CoA thioesterase; translated protein: MSDEVPHDITRLFDLTALGEDSFLATAPSVGRPRLFGGQVAGQSLRAACLTAGGRPPHSLHAYFIRPGMPDEPLTLDVARTRDGRSFSTRHVTASQGGKPILELIASFHEPEDGFDWQPEPPSGTPAPETLPRAELPAFFKHPVGFDIRAVHPPAEGEFRLPHPFWIRASGPIGDDGALHACLVAYLTDMGMVSSARAPGSPRELVTAVTLDHAVWFHRPPRVDRWLLYSADPVTNHGARGLARGTLHTADGTLVASIAQEALLRPASGS